A window of the Parvularcula bermudensis HTCC2503 genome harbors these coding sequences:
- the tolB gene encoding Tol-Pal system beta propeller repeat protein TolB: MVLIVRVLSALFVAFTLALPLGAVAQDEPLIDIVGGRTDPMPVALPAFIATGEGAERVSADLSEVIRDDLASSSLFAPIDPAAFIQQLQSVNTPPRFADWRAIDARVLLVGEVTALSGGRIQVAARLWDVGASKQLGTIAFKTPATNVRKAGHEIADFVYEQLTGEPGYFDTKIVYVAESGPKTDRRKRLMIMDQDGANPSILTDGLNFDALTPRFSPTQQQIIFLAMFDDRPSQVYLYDIETTEMEALGSWRGMTFAPRFSTDGRGVLLSIEEAGNTDIARMDLITRRIERLTRNPAIDTSPSMSPDGRHITFASDRGGSQQIYVMNADGSDQRRITFGNGTYGTPVWSPRGDLIAFTRLYRGRFYIGVVKPDGTGERLLTESYLDEGPTWSPNGRVIMFFRENRPGGPVNLYSIDLTGRNLRRVETSTEASDPAWSPLLD; this comes from the coding sequence ATGGTCCTGATCGTTCGCGTTCTGAGCGCTCTGTTTGTCGCCTTTACGCTGGCCCTGCCCCTTGGGGCTGTGGCGCAGGATGAGCCGCTGATCGATATTGTGGGCGGTCGGACCGATCCGATGCCCGTGGCTCTGCCGGCCTTCATTGCGACGGGCGAGGGGGCCGAGCGGGTCAGCGCCGATCTGAGCGAGGTGATCCGAGACGATCTGGCAAGCTCAAGCTTGTTCGCGCCCATTGATCCGGCGGCGTTCATCCAACAGCTTCAGTCCGTGAACACCCCGCCGCGGTTTGCCGATTGGCGGGCGATCGACGCGAGGGTGCTGTTGGTTGGCGAGGTGACGGCTCTCTCCGGCGGACGCATTCAGGTCGCTGCCCGGCTCTGGGATGTCGGGGCCTCGAAACAATTGGGCACGATCGCCTTCAAAACCCCGGCGACCAATGTTCGGAAGGCGGGGCATGAAATCGCTGATTTCGTGTATGAGCAATTGACCGGTGAGCCGGGCTATTTCGACACCAAGATCGTTTATGTCGCTGAGTCCGGCCCGAAAACGGATCGCCGCAAGCGGCTGATGATCATGGACCAAGACGGTGCCAATCCCTCAATCCTCACCGATGGGCTGAATTTCGATGCCCTGACCCCGCGGTTCTCACCGACCCAACAGCAGATCATTTTCCTCGCCATGTTCGATGACCGGCCAAGCCAAGTCTATCTTTATGACATCGAGACCACCGAGATGGAGGCCTTGGGCTCGTGGCGCGGCATGACCTTCGCCCCGCGGTTCAGCACCGATGGGCGCGGCGTCCTCTTGTCCATCGAGGAGGCCGGGAACACGGATATTGCCCGCATGGATCTGATTACCCGTCGGATCGAACGGCTGACGCGGAATCCGGCCATCGATACCTCGCCCTCAATGTCTCCCGATGGCCGGCACATTACCTTTGCCAGCGATCGCGGCGGCAGCCAGCAGATTTATGTGATGAATGCGGACGGATCCGATCAGCGACGCATTACCTTCGGCAACGGCACCTATGGGACACCGGTCTGGTCGCCCCGTGGAGATCTGATTGCCTTTACGCGCCTCTATCGGGGACGATTCTATATCGGTGTCGTCAAGCCGGATGGGACGGGCGAGCGTTTGTTAACAGAAAGTTATCTGGACGAGGGGCCGACCTGGTCGCCGAATGGTCGGGTCATCATGTTCTTCCGCGAAAATCGTCCGGGGGGCCCGGTTAATCTCTACTCCATTGATTTGACCGGCAGAAACCTCCGCCGGGTCGAGACCTCGACCGAAGCGTCCGATCCTGCGTGGTCGCCTTTGCTCGATTAG
- the map gene encoding type I methionyl aminopeptidase, translating into MSRLSPSPQTPPWPLHNEEDFEGMRRAGQLAASCLDMLTREVVPGVDTLTLDRLAREFVLDHGAVSATIGYRGYRHALCISPNHVICHGIPGQKPINGKPLREGDIANIDVTVVLDGWHGDTSRMYTLDPISVKAQRLVDVTFECLWKGIDTVRPGATLRDIGQAIQSHAESAGFSVVRDFCGHGLGRAFHNAPNVVHYGEVKDHLGRTQTTPDTPLTEGMFFTIEPMINAGKPDVRMLKDGWTAVTRDRSLTAQFEHSLGVTADGVDVFTRSPEGLDRPPYGAS; encoded by the coding sequence ATGAGCCGTCTGTCGCCCTCACCGCAAACGCCGCCCTGGCCCCTCCATAATGAGGAGGATTTCGAGGGGATGCGTCGGGCCGGGCAATTGGCCGCGTCCTGCCTCGACATGTTGACGAGAGAAGTCGTGCCCGGGGTCGACACCCTCACCCTGGACCGACTGGCACGGGAATTTGTGCTCGACCATGGCGCGGTATCGGCCACGATCGGCTATCGCGGCTATCGCCATGCCCTGTGCATTTCCCCCAACCACGTCATTTGTCACGGTATTCCGGGGCAAAAACCGATCAACGGCAAGCCGCTGCGTGAGGGGGATATTGCCAATATCGATGTCACCGTCGTATTGGACGGCTGGCACGGTGACACCAGTCGTATGTATACGCTCGATCCGATCAGCGTGAAGGCGCAGCGATTGGTCGACGTCACCTTTGAATGCCTGTGGAAGGGCATCGACACGGTTCGGCCCGGGGCCACCTTGCGCGATATCGGCCAGGCTATTCAGTCCCATGCAGAATCCGCCGGCTTCTCTGTGGTGCGGGATTTTTGCGGCCACGGACTGGGACGCGCGTTTCATAATGCGCCGAATGTCGTGCACTATGGGGAGGTCAAGGACCATTTAGGCCGGACCCAGACCACCCCCGACACCCCGTTGACCGAAGGCATGTTCTTCACCATTGAGCCAATGATCAATGCGGGCAAACCCGATGTGCGTATGCTGAAGGACGGGTGGACGGCGGTCACGCGCGATCGGTCGCTGACCGCCCAGTTCGAACATTCCCTTGGCGTCACGGCCGATGGCGTTGACGTCTTCACCCGCTCCCCCGAAGGCCTCGACCGGCCCCCCTATGGCGCCTCCTGA
- the radC gene encoding RadC family protein, with protein MAPPDRSSPTSVAAPGPTGHRQRLKSRFRQAGVDGIHDYELLELILFAAIPRKDVKPLAKALLSRFGTVADVLSAPRTRLLEVKVDLGSGKTLAMTDASVDQFHLIKAAALRLSQQNLLERPVLSSWDKLLAYVRAQIAYETVEQFRVLYLNAKNVLIADEVHGSGTVNQTPVYPREVVKRALHLDASALILIHNHPSGDPTPSTADIKVTAQLVAAAATVGVTVHDHLVIGREGHASFKSLGLL; from the coding sequence ATGGCGCCTCCTGATCGGTCTTCACCGACATCGGTGGCCGCTCCCGGGCCAACCGGGCACCGCCAGCGGCTGAAAAGTCGGTTTCGTCAGGCCGGCGTCGACGGCATTCATGACTATGAATTACTTGAGCTCATCCTGTTTGCCGCTATCCCGCGGAAAGATGTCAAGCCGCTGGCAAAGGCCCTTCTGTCTCGGTTTGGGACGGTGGCGGATGTGCTGTCCGCCCCGCGGACCCGCCTCCTTGAGGTTAAAGTTGATCTTGGCAGCGGGAAAACTTTGGCGATGACCGATGCCTCGGTGGACCAATTCCATCTGATCAAGGCTGCAGCCCTCCGTCTCTCCCAACAAAATCTGCTTGAGCGACCGGTCCTCTCATCCTGGGACAAATTACTCGCCTATGTCAGGGCGCAGATTGCGTACGAAACGGTGGAGCAGTTTCGAGTTCTTTATTTGAACGCCAAGAATGTTCTGATCGCCGACGAAGTGCACGGCTCGGGGACCGTCAATCAAACCCCGGTTTATCCAAGGGAAGTGGTCAAGCGGGCGCTGCATCTCGACGCCAGTGCCCTGATCTTGATCCACAATCATCCCTCGGGCGATCCCACCCCCTCCACAGCCGATATAAAGGTCACCGCCCAATTGGTGGCCGCCGCCGCCACTGTTGGGGTGACCGTTCATGATCACCTTGTGATTGGGCGAGAGGGGCATGCCAGCTTTAAATCATTAGGCTTATTGTGA
- a CDS encoding M14 family metallopeptidase produces MTDLMITAPADSGNIAVLDAKNPKAVRLAIVPDGKAAFHQWFYFRVAGGEGVPVTYHIENAGQASYAFGWPDYRVCVSTDLEEWTRIDTQYKDGCLSFSHRAEQNAVYFAYFAAYPLERYRQLAAELVAAAVPCDPLGPSVDGEPIDVFRFGDPGKDKKPLWVIARQHPGESMGSWWMEGFLERLTDPGDATARALRDRVTLYVVPLVNVDGVRRGHLRTNAAGTDLNRAWADPSEDTSPEVFSIRQRMDETGCDFFLDVHGDEAIANNFIAGAEGVPGWTPRQQDRLDGFRDALSALSPAFQTVEGYPVDPPGRANLSIAANQIAHRFDCLSMTLEMPFKDAKVLPDPEVGWSPERCRALGRTCLSALWTTLPLL; encoded by the coding sequence GTGACCGATCTCATGATTACCGCCCCCGCCGACAGCGGCAATATCGCCGTCCTCGATGCCAAAAACCCCAAGGCCGTTCGTCTGGCGATCGTCCCCGATGGAAAGGCAGCCTTCCACCAATGGTTCTATTTCCGTGTCGCGGGCGGTGAAGGGGTCCCCGTCACCTACCATATCGAGAATGCGGGGCAGGCCTCCTACGCCTTTGGGTGGCCGGACTACCGGGTATGCGTGTCCACCGATCTTGAGGAATGGACCCGGATCGATACACAGTACAAAGATGGCTGTCTGAGCTTTTCCCATAGAGCCGAGCAGAATGCCGTCTACTTCGCCTATTTCGCCGCCTATCCCCTAGAGCGATATCGGCAACTCGCCGCAGAACTCGTCGCGGCGGCGGTCCCCTGCGACCCGCTTGGCCCCTCAGTCGACGGTGAGCCGATTGATGTGTTTCGGTTCGGCGACCCCGGCAAAGATAAAAAACCGCTTTGGGTCATCGCCCGCCAGCACCCCGGAGAGAGCATGGGGTCCTGGTGGATGGAGGGCTTTCTTGAGCGCCTGACCGACCCCGGCGACGCCACGGCGAGAGCGCTCAGGGATCGGGTGACACTCTATGTTGTGCCGCTGGTGAATGTCGACGGCGTTCGCCGCGGCCATCTGCGCACCAATGCGGCGGGAACCGATCTCAACCGCGCCTGGGCGGACCCTTCTGAGGACACCTCTCCCGAAGTCTTCTCCATCCGTCAGCGGATGGATGAAACGGGGTGCGATTTCTTTCTCGACGTGCATGGCGATGAAGCGATCGCCAATAATTTCATTGCCGGCGCAGAAGGCGTGCCGGGGTGGACCCCCCGTCAGCAGGACCGCCTCGATGGATTTCGGGACGCCCTCAGCGCCCTCTCCCCCGCCTTTCAGACCGTCGAAGGCTATCCCGTCGATCCGCCGGGGCGCGCCAATCTCAGCATTGCCGCGAACCAGATTGCCCATCGCTTCGACTGTTTGTCCATGACACTGGAAATGCCGTTCAAGGACGCCAAGGTCCTGCCGGACCCGGAGGTGGGCTGGTCGCCAGAGCGGTGTCGGGCGTTGGGGCGCACCTGTTTGAGCGCGCTTTGGACAACGCTTCCTCTCCTCTAA
- a CDS encoding DUF4112 domain-containing protein — protein MTTMAERNSPTIDPSPEPRGPESLGHATQVRRLRRLSKLARLLDARFGVPGFRFGLDGIIGLVPGVGDAIMAAISIGIVVEAARMGARTTTLIRMVFNIVIDSLAGAVPLLGDIFDIFYKANLRNIDLLRREFPDAAAEVDSVAKDR, from the coding sequence ATGACCACGATGGCCGAACGGAACAGTCCCACGATTGACCCGTCTCCCGAGCCTCGGGGCCCTGAGTCCCTGGGACACGCAACGCAGGTCCGGCGCCTGCGGCGCTTGTCGAAACTTGCCCGCCTCCTCGATGCACGGTTCGGGGTGCCCGGGTTTCGCTTCGGTCTCGACGGGATCATCGGCTTGGTGCCCGGTGTCGGCGATGCCATCATGGCGGCCATTTCCATCGGGATCGTCGTCGAGGCGGCGCGGATGGGCGCGCGCACCACGACCCTGATTAGGATGGTGTTCAACATCGTCATCGACAGTTTAGCAGGGGCCGTCCCCCTTCTCGGCGACATCTTCGACATCTTCTATAAAGCGAACCTGCGGAACATCGATCTGTTGCGACGTGAGTTCCCCGATGCCGCCGCCGAGGTGGACAGCGTCGCCAAGGACCGCTGA
- a CDS encoding SDH family Clp fold serine proteinase: MESIFIWGLFFVVLFVLPILARRQRRAAIETVFARTQRARKSRIIAIVHRQEPMGLLGIPQLRYIDLNDAEDVLNAIRSTPAGTPLEIILHTPGGLVLPALQIARAIKAHAGPKTVFVPHYAMSGGTLIALAADNIILNDHAVLGPIDPQIGGLPAASIAHVTETKSPDTIEDFTWVLADVARKAQQQLERAAKDLLSGTVSPNAAHAIAEELSSGRWTHDYPIDAAEAREIGLHTSTEMPEEIAALMELFPDKLSKQSVSYTQEPTLLTRLFGRRRPPQALPPPPAPEGMRIPFHGFAPGPGARSFSYGPWNPRDLNLGPGRGEVRPSAPRQDGRR, translated from the coding sequence ATGGAAAGCATTTTCATCTGGGGCTTGTTCTTTGTTGTCCTGTTCGTCCTGCCGATCTTGGCGCGGCGACAGCGCCGGGCGGCCATCGAAACCGTTTTCGCACGCACCCAGCGGGCGCGGAAAAGTCGGATCATCGCCATCGTCCATCGGCAGGAACCTATGGGCCTCCTTGGCATTCCGCAGCTTCGCTATATCGATCTCAACGATGCCGAGGATGTGTTGAATGCCATCCGGTCCACCCCCGCCGGAACGCCCCTCGAAATCATTCTGCATACGCCTGGCGGGTTGGTCCTTCCGGCGCTTCAGATCGCCAGGGCCATCAAGGCGCATGCAGGGCCAAAAACGGTGTTCGTGCCGCATTACGCCATGTCGGGCGGCACATTGATCGCCCTTGCCGCGGACAATATCATCCTCAATGACCATGCGGTTCTGGGGCCGATCGATCCGCAGATCGGCGGGCTTCCGGCGGCGTCGATCGCCCATGTGACCGAGACGAAAAGCCCTGACACCATTGAGGATTTCACCTGGGTCCTGGCCGATGTCGCCCGTAAAGCGCAGCAGCAATTAGAGCGCGCGGCGAAGGATCTCTTGTCGGGGACGGTCTCCCCCAATGCGGCCCATGCCATTGCCGAGGAATTGTCGAGCGGCCGCTGGACCCATGATTATCCCATTGACGCCGCCGAGGCACGGGAGATCGGCCTTCACACCTCCACCGAGATGCCCGAGGAGATCGCCGCGTTGATGGAATTGTTCCCCGACAAGCTGTCCAAGCAATCGGTGAGTTATACCCAGGAGCCCACCTTGCTGACCCGCCTATTCGGTCGGCGTCGCCCCCCCCAGGCGTTGCCGCCCCCTCCGGCCCCCGAAGGCATGCGCATCCCCTTCCACGGATTTGCCCCCGGCCCCGGGGCGCGCAGCTTCTCCTATGGCCCGTGGAACCCTCGGGATCTCAATCTCGGTCCCGGGCGGGGAGAGGTTCGGCCCTCCGCCCCGCGGCAAGACGGGCGCCGTTGA
- the hpt gene encoding hypoxanthine phosphoribosyltransferase — MITVRGKTIEPLFSADQIAERNIALAEQIAEGPTTDLLVIAVLKGSFIFAADLLRALHAVGLAPEVEFITLSSYGKGTVSQGVRIIKDIDSEVAGRDILLIDDILESGRTLRFARDLMFERGANHVSIAVLLDKTSKRTEGTVEADYVGFECPDHFVVGYGMDVAYAFRELPFVGIVTGDSEGAAPR, encoded by the coding sequence ATGATCACAGTCCGTGGAAAGACCATCGAGCCCCTCTTCTCCGCGGACCAGATTGCCGAGCGCAATATCGCCCTGGCCGAACAAATTGCTGAGGGGCCGACGACGGACCTTTTGGTGATCGCGGTTCTCAAAGGCTCCTTCATTTTCGCGGCGGATCTCTTGCGGGCCCTGCACGCCGTCGGCCTCGCCCCGGAGGTCGAGTTCATCACCCTCTCAAGCTACGGCAAGGGGACCGTGTCGCAGGGGGTGAGGATCATCAAGGATATCGACAGCGAAGTGGCAGGACGGGACATTTTGCTGATCGACGACATCCTGGAATCAGGACGGACACTGAGATTTGCGCGCGATCTGATGTTCGAGCGGGGGGCCAATCATGTGTCGATTGCCGTCCTGCTCGATAAGACGAGCAAGCGCACCGAGGGTACAGTCGAGGCTGACTATGTCGGCTTTGAATGTCCTGATCATTTCGTTGTCGGCTATGGTATGGACGTTGCCTATGCGTTCCGCGAACTCCCCTTTGTGGGGATCGTCACCGGCGACAGTGAAGGGGCGGCCCCTCGCTGA
- the rarD gene encoding EamA family transporter RarD encodes MSGPSSLRTGLLAGTLAYTLWGFLPFYFIVLRGISPIEIFTDRILFAVPFGLLVILARSQWGEVVKGLRSPKVVLWLLASALAIAGNWILYIVAVQEGRVFEVSLGYYINPLVYVLVGVVVMGERLRRLQILAVLLAGIGVTILTVYGGRFPLFGLILAVTFTFYGYSRKRVAIGAMPGLFIETLLLSPLALGLLIWLVASTDTGLEAGLSGDFGLLTLLMLAGPITVTPLLFFAIAARRLTLSTIGFLQFIGPTLAFGIGLLDGEPFTPAYQICFAFIWLGVALFIGDALQHRAQRPSPVPRAVAASLSTDP; translated from the coding sequence ATGTCCGGTCCTTCCTCCTTGCGTACTGGCCTTTTGGCGGGAACCCTAGCCTATACGCTATGGGGGTTTTTGCCCTTTTATTTTATCGTCCTGCGGGGCATCTCGCCGATTGAAATCTTCACCGATCGGATCTTGTTCGCCGTGCCCTTCGGGCTGCTGGTGATCCTGGCGCGTTCGCAATGGGGCGAAGTCGTAAAGGGGCTCCGGTCCCCGAAAGTGGTGCTCTGGCTTCTCGCCTCTGCCCTGGCGATTGCCGGGAATTGGATCCTCTATATCGTCGCCGTTCAAGAAGGCCGCGTCTTCGAGGTCAGCCTTGGCTACTACATCAATCCATTGGTGTACGTCCTGGTGGGTGTCGTGGTGATGGGCGAACGCCTTCGCCGTCTCCAGATCCTGGCCGTCCTGCTGGCCGGTATTGGCGTGACCATTCTGACGGTCTATGGCGGACGGTTCCCGCTCTTCGGGCTGATCCTCGCGGTGACCTTCACCTTTTACGGCTACTCGCGAAAGCGGGTGGCGATCGGCGCGATGCCCGGGCTCTTTATCGAGACTTTATTGCTCAGCCCCCTGGCCCTCGGCCTCCTGATATGGCTGGTCGCTTCGACCGATACCGGCCTTGAGGCAGGCTTGTCCGGCGATTTTGGCCTTTTGACGCTCCTGATGCTCGCCGGACCGATTACCGTGACGCCGCTTCTGTTTTTTGCCATTGCCGCCCGGCGCCTAACCCTCTCGACCATTGGGTTCTTGCAGTTTATCGGCCCCACGCTTGCCTTCGGCATTGGCCTTCTTGACGGCGAACCGTTCACCCCCGCCTATCAAATTTGCTTTGCCTTCATTTGGCTGGGGGTCGCGCTCTTTATTGGCGATGCGCTTCAGCACCGCGCTCAGCGGCCATCGCCGGTCCCGCGGGCGGTCGCCGCCTCGCTGTCGACCGATCCGTAG
- a CDS encoding ribbon-helix-helix domain-containing protein, which produces MGVAELIKRSVTLRGHRTSVALEAAFWAALDEWAVRRGVPVAQLILDADLKRGSQGLASTLRVELLAAARRGELSPHKP; this is translated from the coding sequence TTGGGCGTCGCAGAACTGATCAAGCGATCGGTCACCCTCCGCGGTCACCGGACCTCGGTCGCCCTGGAGGCGGCCTTTTGGGCGGCGCTCGACGAATGGGCGGTCCGACGGGGTGTTCCCGTCGCCCAGCTCATCCTCGACGCCGATTTGAAACGCGGATCGCAGGGGCTTGCCTCAACTCTCCGGGTGGAGCTGCTGGCCGCCGCCCGTCGTGGCGAGCTTTCCCCTCACAAGCCTTGA
- a CDS encoding YqaE/Pmp3 family membrane protein: MDLIRIIFSILLPPLGVALQVGLGAQFWLNVLLTLLGYIPGVIHAVYIIGKR; encoded by the coding sequence ATGGACCTGATCCGCATCATCTTCTCGATTCTTCTGCCGCCCCTTGGCGTTGCCCTTCAGGTGGGGCTCGGCGCTCAATTCTGGCTCAATGTCCTTCTTACGCTGCTTGGCTACATTCCCGGGGTGATCCACGCGGTCTACATTATCGGCAAGCGGTAA
- the pal gene encoding peptidoglycan-associated lipoprotein Pal gives MLNSFYGRGTALIALATLAACASTPEPEASAPVDAVVPERSARVDQAPEGPIPGSAADLEQNVGNRVFFEYNEYALGQESIATLRRQAAWMKEYPEARIRLEGHADERGTREYNLALGARRASAAKSYLVDLGIDPSRITTVSYGKERPIDPRSTPEAWARNRNATTVLLTTVGS, from the coding sequence ATGTTGAATAGTTTTTATGGTCGTGGAACGGCCCTCATCGCCTTGGCGACCTTGGCCGCCTGTGCGTCGACCCCCGAGCCGGAGGCATCGGCGCCGGTGGATGCCGTTGTCCCGGAGCGCAGTGCACGGGTCGATCAGGCGCCTGAGGGACCCATTCCGGGATCGGCCGCCGACCTTGAACAGAATGTCGGTAACCGGGTGTTCTTCGAGTACAACGAATATGCCCTCGGCCAGGAATCGATTGCGACCCTGCGGCGTCAGGCGGCGTGGATGAAGGAATATCCCGAAGCGCGCATCCGCCTCGAAGGCCATGCCGACGAGCGCGGCACCCGTGAATATAACCTCGCTTTGGGCGCCCGCCGGGCCAGCGCGGCGAAGTCCTATCTCGTGGATCTGGGTATCGATCCGTCGCGGATTACCACTGTGTCCTACGGCAAGGAGCGGCCCATCGATCCGCGGTCCACGCCTGAGGCCTGGGCACGGAACCGTAACGCGACAACGGTCCTGTTGACGACTGTCGGCTCGTAA
- the tolR gene encoding protein TolR, with protein sequence MAGGIRQPGGRGRFTPMAEINVTPMVDVMLVLLIIFMVAAPLLTVGIEVDKPDTDAQAMTDSGEPITVSVTSEGRIFVQDTEIALDNLAPHLTAVRQAGYDQRIYVQGDRAASYDAVAQVLGALNGAGFTRIGLVTE encoded by the coding sequence ATGGCCGGTGGGATCAGACAGCCCGGGGGGCGCGGTCGGTTCACGCCGATGGCGGAAATCAACGTCACCCCCATGGTCGATGTGATGCTCGTTTTGCTGATCATTTTCATGGTGGCGGCGCCGTTGCTGACGGTGGGAATCGAAGTCGACAAGCCGGACACGGACGCGCAAGCCATGACCGATAGCGGTGAGCCGATCACCGTTTCGGTCACCTCGGAGGGGCGTATTTTCGTCCAGGACACAGAAATTGCCCTCGACAATCTCGCGCCCCATCTGACTGCGGTTCGCCAGGCGGGCTATGATCAGCGGATTTACGTTCAGGGCGACCGGGCCGCTTCCTATGACGCTGTGGCACAGGTCTTGGGGGCTCTTAACGGTGCGGGGTTCACTCGCATCGGCCTGGTTACGGAGTAG
- the tolQ gene encoding protein TolQ: MDEAVTVTSELGTDFSIWGLILQADIVVQFVMLVLAGMSVWSWTIMFDKSMTLGAIKSKAKKFEDQFWSGRPLDELGRKVKDKPDHPMARIFMTLMDEFTQDRGHGDPAAASRLESVARVHVNRELEKIQSQLSVLATIGSAAPFIGLFGTVWGIMNAFRGIGATGDANLAVVAPGIAEALFATALGLVAAIPAVIGYNRYAAGVNSYAVRLEGFATEFVAILSRRLGEGA, translated from the coding sequence ATGGACGAAGCGGTGACGGTCACCTCCGAATTGGGGACCGATTTTTCTATCTGGGGCCTCATTCTTCAGGCCGATATCGTCGTGCAATTCGTGATGCTTGTTTTGGCGGGCATGAGCGTTTGGTCCTGGACGATCATGTTCGACAAATCGATGACCCTCGGCGCCATCAAATCCAAGGCCAAGAAGTTCGAAGACCAATTCTGGTCGGGGCGCCCCCTTGATGAGCTGGGGCGGAAGGTCAAGGACAAGCCCGACCATCCCATGGCCCGCATCTTCATGACCCTGATGGATGAATTCACTCAAGATCGCGGCCATGGGGATCCTGCGGCGGCCTCGCGGTTGGAAAGCGTGGCGCGGGTCCACGTCAATCGGGAGCTTGAGAAGATTCAAAGCCAGCTTTCGGTGCTGGCGACGATTGGGTCGGCGGCCCCCTTTATCGGTCTGTTCGGCACGGTGTGGGGGATCATGAACGCCTTTCGCGGCATTGGCGCCACTGGCGACGCCAATCTGGCCGTGGTGGCGCCGGGTATCGCCGAGGCGCTGTTCGCCACGGCGCTTGGCCTTGTCGCCGCGATACCGGCGGTCATTGGTTACAACCGATACGCGGCGGGGGTTAACTCCTATGCCGTCCGACTTGAGGGCTTTGCCACGGAATTCGTGGCGATCCTGTCCCGACGCCTTGGCGAGGGGGCGTAG
- a CDS encoding aspartate-semialdehyde dehydrogenase, which translates to MSLTVAVVGATGMVGHEVLSILAERLFPADEVIALASRNSLGREVSYGDKTLKCRDLDQFDFAGTDLAIFAAGGDISEKYAPLAAKAGCIVIDNSSKFRLDPDVPLIIPEVNAAAVDGYAKRNIIANPNCSTAQLLVVLKPLHDRAKIKRVVVATYQSVSGAGKEAADELFTQTKGIFVNDEPSPEKFTKQIAFNVIPHIDVFLDDGSTKEEFKMVAETKKILDPTIKLTATAVRVPVFVGHAEAVNIEFEEPLDDEEARAILREAPGCLVVDKREDGGYVTPVECVGDFATFISRIRTDSTVENGLNLWVVSDNLRKGAALNAVQIAELLVNRGHVKAGDSA; encoded by the coding sequence GTGTCTCTTACCGTAGCGGTCGTCGGGGCCACCGGCATGGTCGGCCACGAAGTCTTGAGTATCCTCGCCGAGCGTCTTTTTCCGGCGGACGAGGTGATTGCCCTTGCCTCCCGCAACTCCCTCGGTCGGGAGGTGTCCTACGGCGACAAAACCCTCAAATGCCGTGACCTCGATCAATTCGATTTTGCGGGAACCGATCTTGCGATCTTTGCCGCGGGCGGCGACATCTCCGAGAAATACGCCCCCCTCGCCGCCAAGGCCGGGTGCATCGTCATCGATAATTCATCGAAGTTTCGTCTCGATCCGGATGTCCCGCTGATCATTCCTGAGGTGAACGCCGCGGCGGTCGACGGCTATGCCAAGCGGAATATCATCGCAAACCCCAATTGCTCCACGGCGCAATTGCTGGTGGTGCTCAAACCGCTGCACGATCGGGCAAAAATCAAGCGCGTCGTCGTGGCCACCTATCAATCCGTCTCCGGCGCCGGCAAAGAGGCCGCCGACGAATTATTCACCCAAACCAAGGGCATTTTCGTCAATGACGAGCCCTCACCGGAAAAGTTTACCAAGCAGATCGCCTTTAACGTGATCCCGCATATCGATGTCTTTCTCGACGATGGCTCCACGAAAGAGGAGTTCAAGATGGTGGCGGAAACCAAAAAGATCCTCGACCCGACGATCAAGCTCACCGCCACCGCTGTCAGGGTGCCGGTTTTCGTCGGCCATGCGGAAGCGGTGAATATCGAGTTCGAAGAGCCCCTCGACGACGAAGAGGCGCGGGCAATCCTGCGGGAGGCTCCAGGCTGTCTCGTCGTCGATAAGCGAGAGGATGGCGGTTATGTCACCCCGGTCGAATGCGTCGGCGATTTTGCGACCTTTATCAGCCGCATAAGGACAGATTCCACGGTGGAGAACGGTCTGAATTTGTGGGTGGTCTCGGACAATCTGCGCAAAGGGGCAGCCTTGAACGCCGTGCAGATTGCGGAGTTGCTGGTCAATCGCGGACATGTCAAAGCAGGCGACAGCGCCTGA